A window of the Nisaea acidiphila genome harbors these coding sequences:
- a CDS encoding DMT family transporter: MVSEPEKPSAPATGLLASTRSVFNRLSGILDTILKPVSAPFRALPGNARGAIWVVIAGLFFTVMTALIKSIGDTIPVVQILLFRQIVMTCTVMPILISGFPGILKTNHVPLHLARVLFAVIAMTCGFTAVVHLPLAEATALGFAKSLFVTIFALFLLSEVAGPRRWFAVLIGFAGVLVMVQPGPEGFNLYSVFAVAGAASAAAVMVIIRKVSQFDRSVTILSYQAILVGLIMIPPTIAYWVTPSPREWLVMAAIGVLSVFGQLSNIQGFKEGEASAVAPMDYTRLVFAALIGFIIFGEIPDIATAAGAGLIIATSLYTVRAEKRAAERKA; this comes from the coding sequence GTGGTCAGCGAACCAGAGAAACCCTCCGCCCCGGCAACGGGGCTTTTAGCGTCGACACGATCTGTCTTCAACCGGTTATCCGGAATTCTCGACACCATACTGAAACCGGTTTCGGCCCCGTTCCGGGCCCTGCCCGGCAATGCTCGCGGCGCGATTTGGGTGGTGATTGCAGGGCTGTTCTTCACCGTCATGACGGCGCTGATCAAATCTATCGGTGATACAATCCCGGTCGTACAGATCCTGCTCTTCCGGCAAATCGTAATGACCTGCACGGTCATGCCGATCCTGATTTCCGGCTTTCCGGGCATTCTGAAAACCAACCATGTACCGCTCCATCTTGCCCGCGTCCTGTTCGCGGTGATCGCCATGACCTGCGGATTCACAGCGGTCGTTCACCTGCCGCTTGCGGAAGCGACGGCGCTTGGCTTCGCCAAAAGCCTGTTCGTGACGATCTTCGCCCTCTTTCTGTTGAGTGAGGTCGCAGGCCCCCGGCGCTGGTTCGCCGTCCTGATCGGGTTCGCCGGCGTTTTGGTGATGGTTCAACCCGGCCCGGAGGGGTTCAATCTCTATTCCGTCTTCGCCGTCGCCGGAGCCGCCTCGGCGGCGGCCGTAATGGTCATCATCCGCAAGGTCTCGCAGTTCGACCGCTCGGTGACGATCCTGAGCTACCAGGCCATTCTGGTCGGACTGATCATGATACCTCCGACGATCGCCTACTGGGTCACCCCAAGCCCGCGCGAATGGCTGGTCATGGCCGCGATCGGGGTCCTGTCCGTGTTCGGTCAGCTCTCCAACATTCAAGGCTTCAAGGAAGGCGAAGCTTCCGCGGTCGCCCCCATGGACTATACCCGGCTGGTCTTCGCCGCCCTGATAGGCTTCATCATTTTCGGCGAAATACCGGACATCGCGACGGCAGCCGGCGCGGGACTGATCATCGCGACCTCGCTCTACACCGTCCGGGCCGAAAAACGGGCTGCGGAGCGCAAGGCCTAG